A section of the Candidatus Binatia bacterium genome encodes:
- the plsC gene encoding 1-acyl-sn-glycerol-3-phosphate acyltransferase: protein MSTAASRDRIVPLPWWRLAWGLFADLAVAVVTIVLAIPAILVTVVTRRTWAIDFLAPIWSRIVVFLCGVRIEVYGLEHLDPKRSYVIISNHLSNFDIWVTLAALPLRLRFVAKEELLRIPFFGTALRMSDHIVINRSKPDEAVARINERVAAQAKAGKPFCLLFYAEGTRSPDGQVHAFKKGGVTLALRTGLPIVPLSISGTWKLLPKNALLIRPGGRVKLVLAPPIETAGMSLEERDALNERVRAIVIENFDPNV from the coding sequence ATGAGCACGGCAGCCTCGCGGGATCGGATCGTTCCCCTACCTTGGTGGCGACTGGCGTGGGGACTTTTCGCGGATCTCGCCGTGGCAGTGGTGACCATCGTCCTGGCGATTCCAGCGATCCTTGTGACCGTGGTGACGCGCCGCACTTGGGCAATCGACTTCCTAGCCCCGATTTGGAGTCGCATTGTTGTATTCCTTTGCGGTGTGCGCATCGAGGTTTACGGATTGGAACATCTCGACCCGAAGCGATCCTACGTCATCATCTCCAATCACTTGAGCAACTTCGACATTTGGGTCACGCTGGCAGCCCTGCCCTTGCGGCTCCGGTTTGTCGCCAAAGAGGAGTTATTGCGGATCCCCTTCTTTGGCACAGCGCTGCGCATGAGCGACCACATCGTGATCAACCGCTCCAAGCCGGACGAGGCGGTGGCGCGGATTAACGAACGCGTGGCCGCTCAGGCCAAAGCGGGGAAACCGTTTTGTTTGCTTTTTTACGCCGAAGGGACTCGTAGCCCGGACGGCCAAGTGCACGCCTTTAAAAAAGGCGGCGTCACGTTGGCGTTGCGTACCGGGCTTCCGATCGTCCCCTTGTCGATCAGCGGCACGTGGAAACTTCTTCCAAAGAATGCCCTGCTCATTCGGCCGGGCGGGCGCGTCAAACTCGTTCTCGCGCCGCCAATCGAAACCGCGGGGATGAGCTTGGAGGAGCGCGACGCGCTGAACGAGCGGGTCCGCGCCATTGTCATCGAGAACTTCGACCCAAATGTTTGA
- a CDS encoding FAD-linked oxidase: MTSDTPSNTELRSCSPVVPVSGWGRFPVSEAHLCAGERLEQVARHTVLSRGLGRAYGDAALPATPGEALTSTLFADRLLSFDPESGILRAEAGCPLWRIIEVFLPRGWFPPVTPGTKFVTLGGMVAADVHGKMHHSQGTFGRHVVSILLQVADGRVIECSPEHEAELFDATLGGMGLTGHILEVAFRMHKVPSPWIVEQTETFADIPSLLAALRDAGEKWPFTVAWADLLNPPPHFGRSALMKGRWAEPHEAPSHPPKPKRTVRVPALFPSWFLQTWMVRYFNRLYLYRARRNQKPRIVHPESFFYPLDALLDWNRLYGPRGFTQYQCVLPAEDGFERHIRFVHRLRELAAPVFLAVIKDCGAEGRGLLSFPRPGISYALDMPMMARTQAIVDALNEFVIAAGGRVYLAKDALTRPEHFRLMEPRLQRFLAVRDRWDPQHRLHSALAARLFGDRR, encoded by the coding sequence ATGACCTCGGATACTCCATCGAACACAGAACTCCGCTCCTGCTCGCCAGTGGTTCCCGTGAGCGGCTGGGGCCGCTTTCCCGTCTCGGAAGCGCACTTGTGCGCTGGCGAACGGCTCGAACAGGTTGCGCGCCACACGGTGCTATCCCGAGGTCTCGGCCGTGCTTACGGCGACGCCGCTTTGCCTGCCACGCCCGGCGAGGCATTGACCAGCACGCTGTTCGCCGACCGGCTGCTGTCGTTCGACCCCGAGTCGGGCATTTTGCGAGCGGAAGCGGGTTGTCCCCTATGGCGGATCATCGAGGTGTTCTTGCCGCGGGGTTGGTTTCCTCCCGTGACTCCGGGCACCAAGTTCGTCACACTCGGGGGCATGGTGGCCGCGGATGTCCACGGTAAAATGCATCACTCGCAGGGGACGTTCGGCCGACACGTGGTTTCGATTCTCCTCCAGGTGGCCGACGGGCGTGTCATTGAATGTTCCCCCGAACACGAAGCCGAGCTATTCGATGCCACGTTGGGTGGCATGGGCCTGACCGGGCACATTCTCGAGGTCGCTTTTCGGATGCACAAGGTGCCGTCACCGTGGATCGTCGAACAAACCGAAACATTTGCGGACATCCCCAGCTTGCTGGCAGCGCTGCGGGATGCCGGAGAAAAGTGGCCATTCACAGTTGCCTGGGCAGACCTTCTCAACCCGCCACCTCACTTCGGTCGCAGTGCGCTCATGAAAGGCCGCTGGGCCGAACCACACGAGGCTCCCAGCCACCCGCCAAAGCCCAAGCGCACAGTGCGGGTGCCGGCGCTGTTTCCGAGCTGGTTTTTGCAAACTTGGATGGTACGCTACTTTAATCGGCTGTACCTGTACCGTGCGCGCCGCAATCAAAAGCCGCGAATCGTGCATCCCGAGAGTTTTTTTTATCCCCTGGATGCACTGCTCGATTGGAACCGCTTGTATGGCCCGCGTGGCTTCACGCAGTATCAATGCGTCTTGCCCGCCGAGGACGGTTTCGAGCGCCATATTCGCTTCGTTCACCGGTTGCGCGAGCTCGCAGCACCCGTGTTTCTCGCCGTGATCAAGGATTGCGGCGCCGAGGGACGAGGCTTGCTTTCCTTTCCTCGTCCCGGGATCTCTTACGCTCTCGACATGCCCATGATGGCCCGGACGCAGGCAATTGTGGACGCTTTAAACGAATTTGTCATCGCAGCCGGGGGGCGCGTTTACCTCGCCAAAGATGCTCTCACACGCCCCGAGCATTTCCGCCTCATGGAACCGCGCCTACAACGCTTCCTTGCCGTACGCGACCGCTGGGATCCCCAACATCGGCTCCACAGCGCGTTGGCGGCACGACTGTTTGGTGACCGGCGATGA
- the ctaB gene encoding protoheme IX farnesyltransferase, which yields MDLIPPSRAAEIWGVRAARRVLDYVELGKPRLVSLVLVTTAVGYYLGAERASDLVLLWPTILGTALAATGSLALNQVMERQTDGLMPRTCHRPLPDGRLSVLEATAYGATMSVLGVAYLWAAVGWLPAAITALTIATYLLVYTPLKRRSPLCTVAGAIPGALPPVAGWAAASGRVGVEAGVLFTILFLWQLPHSLAIAQLYRDDYAAAGLKVLPLTPGGAEATGRQAVLHTVALALVALLPTALGLAGRWYFVVTVLAGMAFVAASIAFAREKSASRARVLLFASLLYLPLVLGLMAFDRQWPLQ from the coding sequence ATGGACCTGATTCCCCCGTCGCGGGCTGCCGAAATTTGGGGTGTGCGCGCGGCCCGACGCGTGTTGGATTATGTGGAACTGGGTAAGCCGCGCCTCGTGTCGCTGGTCCTCGTGACCACAGCGGTCGGTTATTACCTCGGCGCGGAACGGGCGAGCGACCTCGTCTTGTTATGGCCCACAATCTTAGGGACTGCGTTAGCGGCCACTGGTTCGCTGGCGTTGAACCAAGTGATGGAGCGACAGACCGATGGGCTGATGCCGCGAACTTGTCACCGCCCGTTGCCGGACGGGCGCCTTTCGGTTTTGGAAGCAACGGCTTATGGTGCGACGATGAGCGTTTTGGGGGTCGCGTACCTTTGGGCGGCGGTGGGCTGGTTGCCGGCTGCAATTACCGCACTGACGATTGCGACGTATTTGCTAGTGTACACACCCCTGAAGCGGCGCTCGCCTTTGTGCACCGTTGCCGGGGCGATTCCGGGAGCGCTGCCGCCGGTGGCTGGGTGGGCGGCAGCTTCGGGCCGCGTCGGCGTCGAAGCGGGCGTTCTGTTTACCATACTCTTCTTGTGGCAGTTGCCCCACTCCTTGGCGATTGCCCAGTTGTACCGGGACGACTACGCGGCGGCCGGGTTGAAAGTTTTGCCGCTCACTCCCGGCGGAGCGGAAGCGACAGGCCGCCAAGCGGTGCTTCATACGGTGGCGCTGGCATTGGTGGCATTGTTACCCACGGCGTTAGGCCTGGCAGGGAGGTGGTACTTTGTGGTGACGGTTCTCGCAGGGATGGCGTTTGTCGCCGCAAGTATCGCGTTTGCGCGGGAGAAAAGCGCAAGTCGCGCGCGGGTATTGTTGTTCGCGTCTTTGCTCTACCTTCCTTTGGTGCTTGGCTTGATGGCGTTCGACCGGCAGTGGCCTCTGCAATAG
- a CDS encoding alpha-glucan phosphorylase — translation MTNDLRTDGERDMLQAVADLEHRLPARLRDLAWLAMNYRWSWHPDGPDLFRSIDPELWDALKENPRDLLCLAPYFRLQELANNEQFLRRLSSVVTECRQDLARPPFAGFTMDRPVAYFCAEFGFHPSVPIYSGGLGVLAGDILKAASDLGIPLVGVGLFYRQGYFHQRLDSWGWQHEYWVDLSFRRLPAVLVTDDHGQPRTVQVPINGRTVTAQIWRVDVGRTRLYLLDTDHDGNDPIDRWITARLYVADRMLRLAQYAVLGAGGVRALDAMGITPAVIHLNEGHAALATFERLRQRLERGKPLDAALAEVRSQAVFTTHTPVPAGNEGYHEEEWARVLGQYLDTLGIPRQTFFDLGRVTPGNTHEAVNITPLALRTTKLAIGVSRKHGGVSRALWHPLWPDRPVDEVPIRHVTNGVHVPSWIGPQMQSLFRKYLGPKWIEHLDDPGFLDAIETFPDEELWAARNAQRKLLVDYVRAKSVRDRLSRGEDADYVRAAWETFSPQALTIGFARRVAGYKRLYLLARLTDNGILERLRDTATPFQLVLAGKAHPADHEAKEDLRNRFQLKHSPEVSKRVVFLEDYDLALARVLVWGVDLWLNLPRPPLEASGTSGMKVALNGGLNLSVLDGWWDEAFDGENGWAIRSPEGDAHTQDEHDARALAELLQNEVIPLFYERNSEGLPQRWLAKVKRSLRTLVGRFSATRMLREYVSLLYT, via the coding sequence ATGACCAACGATCTGCGAACCGACGGCGAGCGAGACATGCTCCAAGCCGTTGCCGATTTAGAGCATCGTCTGCCCGCAAGGCTGCGCGACCTGGCTTGGCTAGCCATGAATTATCGGTGGTCCTGGCATCCTGATGGGCCAGATCTCTTCCGATCGATAGATCCAGAACTCTGGGACGCCCTCAAAGAAAATCCCCGCGATTTGCTCTGTCTTGCCCCATACTTTCGGCTCCAGGAACTCGCGAACAACGAGCAGTTCCTTCGCCGTCTCAGCTCCGTTGTGACCGAGTGCCGGCAAGACCTAGCGCGCCCTCCGTTTGCGGGTTTCACGATGGATCGGCCTGTGGCCTACTTTTGCGCCGAATTTGGCTTCCATCCGTCTGTCCCCATTTACAGCGGCGGCCTCGGGGTGTTGGCCGGTGATATTCTGAAGGCGGCTTCCGATTTAGGCATTCCGCTCGTCGGAGTGGGTTTGTTTTACCGCCAGGGGTATTTCCACCAGCGGCTCGACAGTTGGGGCTGGCAACACGAGTACTGGGTGGACCTGAGCTTTCGGCGCCTACCCGCCGTGCTGGTTACGGATGATCACGGGCAGCCGCGAACCGTCCAAGTGCCCATCAACGGGCGAACTGTGACCGCACAGATTTGGCGCGTGGATGTTGGACGCACGCGGCTTTATTTGCTGGACACGGACCACGACGGCAACGATCCCATCGACCGCTGGATCACCGCACGTTTGTATGTCGCCGATCGCATGCTTCGCCTCGCGCAGTACGCCGTGCTGGGCGCCGGCGGTGTCCGCGCTCTCGATGCCATGGGAATCACGCCTGCCGTGATTCACCTGAACGAAGGCCATGCCGCCCTGGCAACCTTCGAGCGCTTGCGCCAGCGGCTCGAACGCGGCAAGCCGCTCGATGCCGCGCTGGCGGAGGTTCGAAGCCAAGCCGTGTTCACCACCCACACTCCGGTACCCGCCGGCAACGAGGGCTACCATGAAGAAGAATGGGCCCGAGTTCTCGGACAGTACCTCGACACCCTCGGTATCCCCCGGCAAACCTTTTTTGACCTCGGGAGGGTAACCCCCGGAAACACCCACGAAGCGGTGAACATTACTCCGTTGGCACTCCGCACGACGAAGCTGGCTATCGGAGTTTCGCGCAAGCATGGCGGCGTATCCCGCGCGCTGTGGCACCCGCTGTGGCCGGATCGCCCCGTGGACGAAGTCCCCATTCGCCACGTCACCAACGGCGTACACGTCCCGTCGTGGATCGGGCCACAAATGCAGTCGCTGTTCCGCAAGTACTTGGGACCCAAGTGGATCGAACACCTGGACGACCCAGGATTTCTCGACGCGATCGAGACGTTTCCTGACGAGGAGCTTTGGGCTGCCCGCAATGCCCAGCGCAAGCTGTTGGTGGATTACGTGCGCGCAAAATCCGTGCGCGACCGCCTGAGCCGCGGCGAAGATGCTGACTACGTCCGCGCGGCATGGGAAACGTTTTCACCGCAAGCGCTCACCATCGGCTTTGCACGGCGCGTGGCGGGCTACAAGCGGCTGTATTTGCTCGCTCGACTGACCGACAACGGAATTTTGGAGCGGCTGCGCGATACCGCCACGCCCTTCCAACTCGTCCTGGCCGGAAAAGCTCATCCGGCTGACCACGAAGCGAAGGAAGATCTGCGGAACCGTTTTCAGCTCAAGCATTCCCCAGAGGTGAGCAAGCGTGTCGTGTTCCTGGAAGATTACGATTTGGCGTTAGCTCGAGTTCTCGTTTGGGGCGTAGACCTTTGGCTGAATCTACCCCGCCCGCCCCTCGAAGCCAGCGGCACAAGTGGAATGAAAGTAGCGCTCAACGGCGGCTTGAACCTCAGCGTGCTGGATGGATGGTGGGATGAGGCTTTCGACGGCGAGAACGGTTGGGCCATCCGCTCGCCGGAAGGCGACGCCCACACGCAAGACGAACACGATGCCCGTGCCCTCGCCGAGCTCTTGCAAAATGAAGTCATCCCGTTGTTTTACGAGCGCAACTCGGAAGGCCTACCGCAACGGTGGCTCGCGAAGGTCAAGCGATCCTTGCGCACTCTAGTGGGACGCTTCAGTGCAACACGGATGCTGCGCGAGTACGTGAGTTTGCTTTACACCTGA
- the ypmQ gene encoding photosynthetic protein synthase II — MKLSRWQRGLALAFFAVSVVLPVAAAVRRLSEWLRPPLPIFSRVPEFSLLGQDGKPVAAASLRGRPWVANFIFTRCRGVCPALTEQMRRFKERCPGARRARVLSVSVDPAHDTPEVLRAYAEQRGAADENWSFVTGDRATVYELVTKGFRLAVQEVGGSPDEPIVHSEKFVLVDGDLQIRGYYSGLDSQSLDRLCGDLRRLARD, encoded by the coding sequence GTGAAACTGTCCCGCTGGCAAAGAGGGTTGGCGCTCGCATTCTTCGCCGTCTCCGTTGTACTGCCGGTAGCGGCGGCGGTCCGGCGCCTCTCCGAGTGGCTTCGTCCACCACTGCCGATTTTCAGTCGTGTGCCGGAATTTTCCCTTCTGGGTCAAGACGGCAAGCCAGTAGCGGCAGCAAGCCTGCGCGGGCGGCCATGGGTGGCGAACTTCATCTTCACTCGGTGTCGTGGAGTCTGCCCGGCGCTTACAGAGCAGATGCGCCGCTTTAAGGAGCGGTGCCCAGGAGCCAGGCGTGCGCGTGTACTTTCCGTCAGCGTGGATCCTGCGCATGATACGCCGGAGGTGCTGCGGGCTTATGCGGAACAACGGGGAGCGGCGGACGAGAACTGGTCCTTTGTGACCGGGGACCGAGCGACTGTTTACGAATTGGTCACCAAAGGATTCCGCCTGGCGGTGCAGGAGGTGGGCGGGAGTCCAGATGAGCCCATCGTGCACAGTGAAAAGTTCGTGCTCGTAGATGGGGATCTGCAGATTCGCGGATACTACTCTGGGCTGGACAGCCAATCCCTGGATCGGCTGTGCGGGGACCTGCGGCGGCTCGCCCGCGATTGA
- a CDS encoding phosphoglycerate mutase, producing MARLHTLLFLRHGETTGQSSTRYWGSTDVPLSCLGQQQMRCAAAVVAPFNVCIVYTSTLSRTRDAAALVAPNVPSEAVAAFDEVHFGAWEGMTEAEIAASHPDEYVRWKARTDDFVYPGGESLNAFRARVAEGLARVLDGPGPTALILSHRGVIVRSLSLLLGWERPRLTVALGSLHVIQREGGSWQPVVLDRTDHLTSVSPTSDLVTAVDHPLKGKRSG from the coding sequence ATGGCCCGCCTTCACACGCTATTGTTTTTGCGGCATGGGGAAACGACGGGGCAGTCGAGCACCCGCTACTGGGGTTCGACCGATGTTCCCCTGAGTTGTCTTGGCCAGCAACAAATGCGGTGCGCGGCGGCTGTGGTGGCTCCGTTCAACGTCTGCATAGTGTACACGAGCACCTTATCCCGGACGCGCGACGCCGCCGCCCTGGTGGCACCGAACGTCCCCTCCGAGGCCGTGGCCGCCTTCGACGAAGTCCACTTTGGCGCCTGGGAGGGCATGACGGAGGCCGAAATTGCCGCATCGCATCCCGACGAATACGTTCGCTGGAAGGCACGCACCGACGATTTTGTTTACCCGGGTGGCGAGTCGTTGAACGCATTTCGCGCGCGAGTGGCGGAAGGACTCGCCCGCGTCCTCGACGGGCCCGGACCCACGGCACTCATCCTCAGTCATCGCGGCGTCATCGTTCGGAGTCTCTCACTTTTGCTCGGCTGGGAGCGGCCGCGCTTGACTGTGGCTCTCGGTTCCCTGCACGTGATCCAGCGCGAGGGTGGAAGCTGGCAACCCGTGGTTCTGGATCGAACCGACCACCTGACGAGCGTGTCACCTACCTCAGACCTCGTCACTGCTGTAGATCATCCTCTTAAAGGGAAGAGGTCAGGCTGA
- a CDS encoding cytochrome aa3 oxidase assembly protein CtaA, whose protein sequence is MSPNARLQKKRWLHAVCTATAGATLALVMVGGLVTNTGSALAVPDWPTTFGYNMFTYPPSQWIGGVLYEHSHRLLGSLVGFLTILLLVAAWRWEDRPWVRWLSALALVAVVLQGVLGGMRVVLLRHELAIIHGCFAQAFFGLLVTLWVVTSETWERLSASPGIGRSSWIGGLLAILVPGAVFSQIALGALVTHRGQALWEHIGMAGVVATLVLCAFTWVMRNARDVRALRIPVFALAGLVSLQLSLGLMAYLWHFTNLHLQLPYGVGLGLLAAHRMTGTLLWGTSLVFALRLGRVRAASLGPVWHGAETGASKAWT, encoded by the coding sequence GTGAGTCCAAACGCCCGTTTACAGAAAAAACGATGGTTGCATGCCGTATGCACGGCCACTGCAGGCGCCACCTTGGCCTTAGTGATGGTGGGCGGACTCGTGACGAACACGGGATCGGCTCTCGCAGTGCCGGATTGGCCGACCACCTTCGGTTACAACATGTTCACGTACCCTCCATCGCAATGGATCGGGGGCGTGTTGTACGAGCACAGTCATCGTTTGCTCGGGAGCCTGGTGGGATTTCTCACGATTCTCCTACTGGTTGCAGCTTGGCGCTGGGAGGATCGCCCCTGGGTGCGATGGTTGAGTGCCCTCGCTTTAGTCGCGGTGGTCTTACAGGGTGTGCTCGGCGGCATGCGCGTGGTGTTGCTGCGGCACGAGCTGGCCATCATCCACGGTTGTTTTGCACAAGCGTTCTTTGGATTGCTCGTAACGTTGTGGGTTGTCACGAGCGAGACGTGGGAGCGCCTGTCGGCTAGCCCGGGGATCGGAAGATCATCCTGGATCGGGGGGCTCCTGGCGATCTTGGTGCCGGGGGCGGTGTTTTCGCAAATTGCCTTGGGCGCTCTGGTGACGCACCGCGGGCAAGCCTTGTGGGAACACATCGGTATGGCGGGCGTCGTCGCCACCTTGGTCCTGTGCGCCTTCACGTGGGTCATGCGCAATGCGCGCGATGTCCGAGCATTGCGAATTCCCGTGTTTGCGCTAGCGGGGCTTGTGAGCTTGCAACTGAGCTTGGGCCTGATGGCGTACCTCTGGCATTTTACGAACTTGCATTTACAGCTTCCCTACGGCGTCGGTTTGGGCTTGCTGGCGGCGCACCGCATGACGGGCACGCTCCTCTGGGGCACAAGCTTAGTGTTTGCTTTGCGGTTGGGCCGTGTGCGGGCGGCATCGCTCGGGCCGGTATGGCACGGGGCCGAAACAGGAGCGAGCAAGGCATGGACCTGA
- a CDS encoding short-chain dehydrogenase has protein sequence MRIALLGATRGMGRAVARELARRGHSLFLLGRNESELERSAKDLEIHGAPSPVRHFRCDLSEPSSFAPALEAAIEALHRLDAVVVTAGIFASQDDLENDSALTAKLLDTNFTQTILFCEAARKCLLAGGGGTLCVFSSVAGERGRKPVVLYGATKAGLTRYLEGLDHRFYHQGLRVVTVKPGFVRTSMTIGLKPPPFAADPHDVARTVVRAIERARPVVYVPPIWALVMAVIRWLPRWVMRKVNF, from the coding sequence ATGAGAATTGCCTTGCTGGGCGCGACGCGAGGAATGGGTCGAGCAGTGGCGCGCGAACTCGCCCGCCGTGGCCACAGCTTGTTCTTGCTGGGCAGGAACGAGAGCGAACTCGAACGAAGTGCCAAGGATTTGGAAATCCACGGCGCTCCCTCCCCAGTGCGGCACTTTCGTTGCGACTTGAGCGAGCCGAGTTCTTTCGCTCCCGCTCTGGAGGCCGCCATCGAAGCGCTGCATCGCTTGGATGCAGTTGTGGTCACAGCCGGGATATTTGCCTCGCAAGACGATCTCGAAAATGACAGCGCCCTCACAGCCAAGCTACTGGACACGAACTTCACCCAGACCATTCTATTCTGCGAGGCCGCTAGAAAATGCTTATTGGCCGGGGGCGGTGGCACCTTGTGCGTTTTCAGCTCCGTCGCTGGGGAGCGCGGGCGGAAACCGGTGGTGCTGTACGGGGCAACCAAGGCCGGCCTGACACGCTACCTCGAAGGGCTAGACCATCGCTTTTACCACCAAGGCTTGCGCGTCGTCACCGTGAAACCAGGCTTTGTGCGCACCAGCATGACGATCGGACTCAAACCACCCCCTTTTGCTGCGGATCCTCACGATGTTGCGAGGACCGTTGTGCGGGCAATCGAGCGGGCACGACCGGTCGTGTACGTGCCGCCCATCTGGGCTTTGGTGATGGCAGTCATTCGCTGGCTGCCTCGCTGGGTCATGCGTAAGGTCAACTTTTAA
- a CDS encoding isoaspartyl peptidase/L-asparaginase has translation MGTMHRIACVVHGGAGSWPSAEHGRALDGCRAAIRASWDILRSGGHALRAVVAAVEAMENSGVFNAGVGSVLTENETVEMDAAVMDGRDLAAGAVAMVRSVRNPVRLAVEVLQAGREVMLAGEAADQWAERLGLETLAPAALAEAARKRRRRATSDIAGGTVGAVAVDAAGNVAAATSTGGRMGKRAGRIGDSPIIGAGTYADNRAGAASATGYGEAILRFGLARVVVMHLERGFSPARVAAAAIAELSRRMPGEAGVIVVDRFGRIGVAHNTEAMPVAWMTNDLMEPEATMSAERVPALRQSRKGTR, from the coding sequence ATGGGCACGATGCATCGGATTGCCTGTGTGGTTCATGGTGGTGCGGGATCCTGGCCGAGTGCGGAACACGGGCGTGCTTTGGACGGCTGCCGTGCTGCCATAAGGGCGAGCTGGGATATTCTGCGTTCCGGGGGGCATGCGCTCCGCGCCGTTGTCGCGGCTGTCGAGGCTATGGAAAACTCGGGGGTGTTCAACGCAGGCGTCGGTTCTGTGCTCACCGAGAATGAGACCGTGGAAATGGACGCGGCGGTGATGGATGGCCGGGATTTGGCTGCTGGCGCGGTCGCGATGGTCCGTTCGGTGCGCAATCCTGTACGTCTGGCGGTGGAGGTCCTGCAGGCGGGCCGTGAGGTCATGCTTGCCGGCGAAGCAGCCGACCAATGGGCCGAGCGCCTCGGTCTGGAGACCCTTGCGCCGGCCGCACTGGCGGAGGCAGCGCGAAAACGCCGGCGCCGAGCAACCTCGGATATTGCTGGTGGAACCGTGGGAGCTGTAGCCGTGGACGCGGCTGGAAACGTGGCCGCGGCGACTTCCACCGGCGGGCGCATGGGAAAACGCGCGGGCCGTATTGGAGACTCCCCGATCATTGGCGCGGGGACTTATGCGGACAACCGTGCTGGCGCTGCATCGGCTACCGGTTACGGGGAAGCGATTTTGCGGTTCGGTCTCGCTCGCGTGGTCGTCATGCACCTGGAGCGTGGGTTCTCTCCAGCTCGGGTTGCCGCCGCCGCGATTGCCGAGCTTTCCCGACGGATGCCCGGTGAGGCGGGAGTCATCGTCGTGGATCGGTTCGGTCGTATCGGCGTGGCCCACAATACAGAGGCGATGCCAGTGGCATGGATGACGAACGACTTGATGGAACCCGAGGCGACGATGTCGGCCGAGCGGGTGCCCGCATTGAGGCAATCGCGAAAGGGGACTCGCTGA